The following nucleotide sequence is from Nitrospira sp..
CATGCGCCACCCGGCTCCAATTCGAAATCATGGGGACGCCGAGCGGATCGACAAGGAACGTGTCAGTGGCCAGTTTGATGCCCGTCAGGAACGCTTCAACCGCCTTCCGCTCCTGGTGCCGGTCGAAATGCAGGCTGTTGATGGCGGCATCATCCTCATAGCGGCGAATGGCTTCTTGGGCAGACTGCAGATAGGTGGCACGCAACGTCTTTAAGACCGCCTCCGACAACACCACCCCTTGGCTGGCCAGGTTCCGGAAGAGGGATTTCGCGATATCCACGGTCATTTTCAACAGACCGGCCTCGGGGTTGTCGGCGGACAGCGCCTGATGCTTGTGCTCGTAAGCATCGGCGAGATCGACCTGGCAAATTCGCCGCAGTGCACAGTTGCGAAAGACTTCGGCCAACACCCCGATTTCCAACCCCCAGTCTCCCGGGATCCGATTGATCCACGCCAACTCGCATACCATGGCAAACTCTCCAGCCAGGGGATACCGGAAGCTGTCCAAGAACGTCAGGAGCGGCTGAGGGCCCACCAGTTCCCCCAGGCTGCGGATCAGCGGCGTCATGAACAGCCTGGTCACACGCCCGTGAAGACGATCCGTCACGCGGCTATAGTAGCCCTTGCTGAACTCATAGCCGAGATTGGGGTTGGCGACGGGATAACAGAGCCGTGCGAGATACTCGCGCTGGTAGCTCACGATATCGGCATCGTGTAGCGCGATGACGTTGCTGCGCCCGCGCGCCAGAACGTACCCGAAGGCCAGCCAACAGGACTGGCCTTTCCCGGGAAGCCCCACATCGATACCCAGGCTCGTGAGGTCTCGCAAAGTCTCCTGCATGCGCGGGCCATCCACCCACACGAGCCGCACATGTTGAGGCAGGCATTTGAAATAGTCCTTCGCCCGGCGAAACTCGAGCGCCGAGGCCCGGCCAAGCGCCACCACGATCTCGTTGAGGTAGCCGATCCGCCCAAGCTGCTGGACGATTCCGCCAAGGGCTGGCCCCTCTAACTCGGAATAGAGCGCCGGCAGCACCAACGCGATGGGGTTGATCTGAGCATGACGCGTCAACTCAGCTTCAAGTTGGTCGACGTTCGGCCGGCCGAGCCGATGGAGCACCGTCACGACGCCGTTTTGCAGAAAATCCGACAACGCGAACCTCCTTCCTCTTTGCCAACTGGTGGACCGGGTCGCCGCCGCGCCTCCCTCTTCCTCCATCCGACCTGTCGCCAACACGACGATCCCGTCGGCCCGCTCGATCACGTGTTCCGCAACTTCGAAACGGCTTTGCGTGCCACAATCCCCCTCCACAACTTTCGAATGACCTAGAGACAACCACCGGTCTCAGCTAGGAGTCGAGAAGACCCTCACCGGCACACCAGAACCGAGTGTGTTGTGCCGATTCCTCGGTTGCCTCAAACGGCATTGGCGGCACCACACCTACAGCCGTAACACGGACCTCGCGCGGCAGGGGCAAACGCAGCAGACACTCAACGGCCGCCCGCGCCATAGGCGACCCGTCGATCCCGACCATCACGCGAGCCGACACATCGATCGAGTTCTTCACGGCAAGGACCGAACAGGGCGCGTGCATCGCCACCCGGCGCGACACGCTGCCTGTCAGGAAATGCACAACGTCCGGCACCCCATGCGCGCCGCGCGAAGGATGATGTCTCCCACCGGACGGCCACGGAGGACGTCGTAGCGGACCTGCTTCCAGCCGGATGAGACAACCTTCCGTTTCAGGCGGTCGAAGAGCGCCTCGCTCCGCTCTTCTCCGAGTTCCAGCGCCTCGATCCCCTTGGTCGGAAACGGGATGCCGTACGCGACAACCTTCAGAAGGATGAGACGGGACTCGCGAAGCGAACAAAAACCTTGGAGAGCTGTCACCGCCCATTGCGCATGCGGCGAGTCGTCAACGGCACAGAGAACGTCCATGCAAGCGCTCACAAATGATGAAGATCATGCGATACTCCACACAGTTGCATTGCAAGTGCCAGCAGGCGATTACGCTCACAACCCTGGTAAGGATGCAGAAGAACAGCCAGTTCGAGTCGAGGAATTCGGGAGCGGAATGATGGGCCATTTCAAGCGGTGGGGAATTATGGACTTC
It contains:
- a CDS encoding universal stress protein, whose product is MSRRVAMHAPCSVLAVKNSIDVSARVMVGIDGSPMARAAVECLLRLPLPREVRVTAVGVVPPMPFEATEESAQHTRFWCAGEGLLDS
- a CDS encoding universal stress protein, whose translation is MDVLCAVDDSPHAQWAVTALQGFCSLRESRLILLKVVAYGIPFPTKGIEALELGEERSEALFDRLKRKVVSSGWKQVRYDVLRGRPVGDIILRAARMGCRTLCIS
- a CDS encoding glycosyl transferase, which produces MSDFLQNGVVTVLHRLGRPNVDQLEAELTRHAQINPIALVLPALYSELEGPALGGIVQQLGRIGYLNEIVVALGRASALEFRRAKDYFKCLPQHVRLVWVDGPRMQETLRDLTSLGIDVGLPGKGQSCWLAFGYVLARGRSNVIALHDADIVSYQREYLARLCYPVANPNLGYEFSKGYYSRVTDRLHGRVTRLFMTPLIRSLGELVGPQPLLTFLDSFRYPLAGEFAMVCELAWINRIPGDWGLEIGVLAEVFRNCALRRICQVDLADAYEHKHQALSADNPEAGLLKMTVDIAKSLFRNLASQGVVLSEAVLKTLRATYLQSAQEAIRRYEDDAAINSLHFDRHQERKAVEAFLTGIKLATDTFLVDPLGVPMISNWSRVAHASPDIFRRLVIAVEEDQAWEPASGLGREAKS